GGTCAATGCGCTGATTGCCAAAGCGGCCACGCTCAGCAAGACGCTGGCGACCTACAAACTGAAGCTCGACGTGCCGGAGCCCATCAAGATACCGGCGCCGGCGAAGAAGTAACCCACCTGTACATGGCAGGCGGCGGGGCATTCGGGTCCCGCCGCCTGTCGGTCTCAGCGTTTCCCGCCGTCGTCAGTTCTCTTCAATCGCCTTCGGTGTTCTCGCGGTGCTCTTCGGCAGCACGGGCGGCTTGATGTACTCGGGATCGATCGTCCCGGTGAGCGCCTTCAGGAAATCCGTGATCTCCTTGACCTGCTGGTCGCTCAGGGTCGTCCCCAACTGATACTCCCCCATCTCGCGGATGGCCTGCGGGAGGCTCGCGGTCTTACCGTCGTGGAAGTACGGCCCGGTCTTCTCGACATTCCGCAGCGACGGGACCTTGAACATGGCGCGATCCAACTCGGCGTGCGTCACCTTCATGCGCCCCGGGTCGGTCGATCGCGTAAACGCCTTCACGACGCCCATCCGCTGGTACGTCGTGCCCCCAAGCAGTGCACCCGTGTGGCATCCTGAGCAACCGGAATCCACAAACGTACGGAAACCGATCTTTTCTTCAGGCGTCAACGCGTTCTGATCGCCCTTCAGCAGCGCGTCCCACCGCGATGGCGTCTTCAACTTCCGCTCGAATGCGCCAATCGCTTTCGCCATGTTGTCGTAGGTGACGGGCTTCTTGTCGTTGGGGAATGCGCGTGTGAACGCATCGACGTATTCCGGCATCGACTCGAGCACGGCGACGACGTTCGCCTCGGCGGGCATCGCCATTTCGACCGGGTTCAGCACCGGTCCCTTGGCCTGCGCTTCGACATCGGCGGCGCGGCCGTCCCAGAATTGTACGAAGTGAGCCGCCGCGTTGTACACCGTCGGCGAGTTGCGATCGCCTTTCTGTCCCTTGTGGCCATTCGACGTCGGCTCGCCGTCCACGCCGTACTTCGCCAGATCGTGGCAGGTATTGCAGGAGATCTTCTGGTTCTTTGACAGGCGCGGCTCGAAGAACAACATGCGCCCCAGCCGCACCTGGTCGTTCGACGCAACCCCCTGCAACGCGGGCATCGCGTCGGGCAGCGGCGGGAACGCCTTCAGCATGGCCGGTTCGATGATGGCCTGAGGCCGGGCCGAAGGTGGCGGGGCCTCCTTCGTGCAAGCGACAGTCATGGCCGCCAGCACAGGCAACAGCACTATCGTGGTCCGTATTGATCTACGCATCGTGTTCCTCCGTAGGGGGACAATACCGTCCATCAACATGGGGCCAGGCCCCGAGAAAATTGGGTCAGACCCATTTTCTCATTTCAGTCTCATTTTCCAGGGTCGTTTTCCGGTCACTTGTTGCAGTTTTTGCAACATCCCCACCCGACACCTCTTGGTGCTGTCCTCAATCGAGGACGGGTTGAAAGATGGTTCGTCAGGCGATCACGCGGAGCGCGCCGGGGCGGACGGCGACCTCGAAGCGGTTCTCCTCGCAGACCAGTTCGCCGTCGGCCGCAAACGGCAGACGATGCTCGCAGGTGATGACCGCGCGGTCGGTGCGCACGACGCGCAGCACACCGTCCGGCACGCGCCATCCATTCGCGAGGCACAGGAAGGCCCAATGGAGGCGTGCACGAGACATCGCTTCGATGCAGGCGATCTCGAGCTGGCCATCGGCCATGTCGGAGTCGATTGGCACGTCCATCCCGCCGCCCAGCAGCGTGGTGT
This window of the Acidobacteriota bacterium genome carries:
- a CDS encoding cytochrome-c peroxidase, whose amino-acid sequence is MRRSIRTTIVLLPVLAAMTVACTKEAPPPSARPQAIIEPAMLKAFPPLPDAMPALQGVASNDQVRLGRMLFFEPRLSKNQKISCNTCHDLAKYGVDGEPTSNGHKGQKGDRNSPTVYNAAAHFVQFWDGRAADVEAQAKGPVLNPVEMAMPAEANVVAVLESMPEYVDAFTRAFPNDKKPVTYDNMAKAIGAFERKLKTPSRWDALLKGDQNALTPEEKIGFRTFVDSGCSGCHTGALLGGTTYQRMGVVKAFTRSTDPGRMKVTHAELDRAMFKVPSLRNVEKTGPYFHDGKTASLPQAIREMGEYQLGTTLSDQQVKEITDFLKALTGTIDPEYIKPPVLPKSTARTPKAIEEN